The proteins below come from a single Bacteroidota bacterium genomic window:
- a CDS encoding POTRA domain-containing protein, with protein MKRSHCLVITALTFWALSLAVPLFGYPITKVVFRGNDRLPAARLTAAIAELPENPLKLDFTGRSELLLAAQQIEERILRLYMHEGYFHAGIDSFQVALANPADSGQGYQLIFLITEGFEYRVRSVAFTGVTLLPTSALLASMSTVAGSRLDNAVLKSDIDGILTMYEARGYPLAHVQIASVTPSFDSATRMGTLDIKLAVTEGPRARIGKIVITGNETTDPQVIVRELRLTPGSYYNSVALASSRARVERLGFFESISEPELYLTGDSTVAVVLHVKEASTSAIDGVLGYTPPRNTTESGFISGLADLSFRNISGTGRSASLTYDHRTQQSQTLEIHYLEPWLFGYPLNVQFGFLQRQQDSTFTRTEGRGDLILAFTPDIGLIGQLSIERVIPNDQPDLPFTTYDSRTITTGLSASIDTRDNGIAPRSGVSGLLGASYGLKSIYGPASTLDSATPTVAGIRTILLDASGYQAMFSSTIVGAIGLHARSVSAQGAALDAGNLFRIGGLFTIRGYREEELLASRYAYANTELRFMTGRLSFFDVFCDGGLTAKDSTNAAPAEQARYLLSYGIGAQVESPLGVLAVSIGLARGEPIDQAKFHFGLVKQF; from the coding sequence ATGAAACGCAGTCATTGCTTAGTGATTACCGCGCTCACATTCTGGGCGCTTTCGCTCGCGGTGCCATTATTCGGGTATCCGATCACTAAAGTCGTTTTTCGAGGCAACGATCGCCTTCCCGCCGCCCGACTGACCGCTGCAATTGCCGAACTCCCCGAGAACCCACTGAAGCTCGATTTTACCGGTCGATCGGAGTTGTTACTCGCAGCGCAACAGATCGAAGAGCGAATTTTGCGGCTCTATATGCATGAAGGATACTTCCATGCTGGTATCGATTCGTTTCAAGTCGCTCTTGCGAATCCGGCGGATTCCGGACAGGGATACCAACTCATATTTCTGATAACGGAAGGATTCGAGTATCGCGTCCGCTCAGTGGCATTCACGGGAGTCACCCTGCTGCCTACGAGTGCGTTGCTCGCTTCGATGTCGACTGTTGCCGGTTCGCGGCTCGATAATGCGGTGCTGAAATCGGATATCGATGGCATTCTCACGATGTATGAAGCGCGTGGCTATCCCTTGGCGCACGTGCAGATCGCGTCGGTAACACCATCGTTTGATTCCGCCACTCGTATGGGCACGCTGGACATTAAACTTGCGGTTACTGAGGGCCCGCGAGCCAGGATAGGAAAGATCGTAATTACGGGAAATGAGACAACCGATCCGCAAGTGATTGTGCGAGAATTACGATTGACACCCGGGAGTTACTATAATTCGGTGGCGCTCGCATCGTCGCGAGCTCGAGTCGAGCGGCTGGGGTTTTTCGAATCCATTTCGGAGCCGGAGTTGTACCTGACTGGGGATTCCACTGTCGCCGTTGTGCTTCATGTAAAGGAAGCGAGCACGAGCGCCATTGATGGTGTGCTTGGCTATACGCCGCCGCGGAACACGACAGAATCCGGCTTTATCAGCGGTCTTGCGGATCTGAGCTTCCGGAATATCTCTGGCACAGGTCGGAGCGCATCTCTCACCTATGATCATCGAACGCAGCAATCGCAAACCCTCGAAATCCATTACCTCGAACCGTGGCTGTTTGGATATCCATTAAATGTGCAGTTCGGGTTTCTCCAGCGGCAGCAGGATTCGACCTTCACGCGGACCGAAGGTCGTGGCGATCTCATTCTTGCCTTTACACCAGATATTGGACTCATTGGTCAGCTTTCCATTGAACGAGTCATTCCGAACGATCAGCCAGACTTGCCATTCACAACGTATGACAGTCGGACGATCACGACTGGACTTTCGGCGTCGATCGATACGCGGGACAATGGGATTGCTCCCAGATCCGGAGTGTCTGGACTTCTTGGAGCGAGTTATGGTCTTAAATCGATTTACGGTCCGGCGAGCACCCTCGACTCTGCAACGCCCACGGTGGCCGGAATTCGTACAATCTTGCTGGATGCGAGCGGCTATCAAGCGATGTTTTCCTCGACCATCGTCGGCGCAATCGGCTTGCACGCTCGAAGTGTCTCCGCTCAGGGAGCGGCGCTGGATGCGGGCAATCTGTTCCGAATCGGTGGGTTATTCACGATACGAGGTTACCGAGAGGAAGAACTACTCGCCTCCCGGTATGCCTATGCGAACACTGAATTGCGATTCATGACCGGCCGATTATCGTTCTTCGATGTCTTCTGCGATGGCGGATTAACGGCGAAAGACTCGACGAATGCCGCACCGGCGGAACAGGCCCGGTACCTGCTGAGTTACGGCATTGGCGCGCAGGTGGAAAGTCCGCTTGGTGTGCTTGCTGTTTCCATCGGACTTGCGCGCGGGGAGCCGATCGATCAGGCGAAGTTTCATTTCGGACTGGTAAAGCAATTCTAA
- a CDS encoding ribonuclease HII, which translates to MENEDVIAVTFRSQSDSEESFGDADRDLKVTAILPRSRKPLSWKTERAHWKRGVRTILGIDEAGRGPLAGPVVAAAVFFDYDKCQKFPKTLRDLNDSKQLIEEERERFFTLIQKHARAWGIGIVSREDIDRHNILQATMMAMTLAVDEAARKLATEDTVPEMLLVDGNYFRTTLPYEYQTVVDGDAKSPLIAAASILAKVTRDRIMVELDRVYPQYNFKSHKGYSTPEHIRAIKEYGPCPEHRMTFNPERYAQAELAFEVLPELV; encoded by the coding sequence GTGGAGAACGAAGACGTCATAGCCGTGACCTTTAGGTCACAATCTGATAGCGAAGAGTCTTTTGGCGATGCAGACCGTGACCTAAAGGTCACGGCTATACTGCCACGCTCGCGCAAACCGCTCTCCTGGAAGACCGAACGTGCGCATTGGAAACGCGGCGTCCGCACGATTCTTGGTATTGACGAAGCCGGACGCGGGCCACTCGCGGGTCCAGTGGTTGCCGCCGCAGTGTTCTTCGATTATGACAAGTGCCAGAAATTTCCGAAGACGCTCCGCGACCTGAACGATTCGAAGCAATTGATCGAGGAAGAACGCGAGCGATTCTTCACATTGATTCAAAAGCATGCTCGAGCCTGGGGCATCGGCATCGTTTCACGAGAAGACATCGATCGTCATAATATTCTGCAAGCAACGATGATGGCAATGACGCTTGCAGTCGATGAGGCCGCAAGGAAACTTGCCACGGAAGACACCGTGCCCGAGATGCTGCTGGTCGATGGCAATTATTTTCGGACGACGTTGCCGTATGAGTATCAGACTGTGGTCGATGGCGATGCCAAGTCCCCGCTCATTGCGGCAGCATCGATTCTCGCGAAGGTGACACGGGACCGGATCATGGTCGAGCTCGACCGCGTGTATCCGCAATACAATTTCAAGTCTCACAAAGGCTACAGCACGCCGGAACATATTCGAGCAATCAAAGAGTACGGTCCTTGCCCGGAGCATCGCATGACTTTCAATCCGGAGCGGTACGCGCAAGCGGAACTGGCGTTCGAAGTCCTTCCCGAATTGGTTTAA
- the ribH gene encoding 6,7-dimethyl-8-ribityllumazine synthase: MSPVIKGSLDGHQLQIGIVVSRWNAEVTDGLLAGARQALSSCGVPDERITIAEVPGAFEIPLAAQTLAERACDAIVALGCVIKGETAHFEYVSSIAMQGIAKVSRDYEVPVTCGILTTYDADQAIARSRDDDDNKGAEAALAAVETANILRALRS, translated from the coding sequence ATGTCGCCCGTAATAAAAGGGAGTTTGGATGGCCACCAATTGCAGATTGGCATTGTCGTGAGCCGCTGGAATGCTGAAGTCACTGATGGATTACTCGCGGGCGCCAGACAGGCGCTGAGCTCCTGCGGAGTGCCGGACGAGCGGATTACGATCGCGGAAGTGCCCGGGGCGTTTGAGATCCCCTTGGCCGCGCAGACACTTGCAGAGCGCGCTTGCGACGCGATTGTCGCACTGGGCTGTGTCATCAAAGGAGAAACCGCTCATTTTGAGTATGTCAGCTCGATTGCGATGCAGGGCATTGCCAAGGTATCGCGGGACTATGAGGTACCCGTAACTTGCGGCATTCTGACCACGTATGACGCGGACCAGGCCATCGCGCGGTCGCGCGATGATGATGATAATAAAGGCGCCGAAGCGGCGTTGGCAGCAGTTGAGACCGCAAATATCCTCAGGGCGCTTCGTTCATAA
- the pruA gene encoding L-glutamate gamma-semialdehyde dehydrogenase, which translates to MAKTKLPPFKNETYLDFSQPKERAAMLKALAATGKNLSKKYPLVIGGKKIHTEQHITSRNPARPTELIGSFAKGGLDHAQQALDTALEAFKTWSQVPFEKRVKLLLTAAKITRRRRLEIDAWMVREVGKNWLEADADTCEAIDFMEFYAREMLRLGGPQPLVQLKGEKDWLEYIPLGVGVIVPPWNFPFAILVGMSAAAIVTGNTIVLKPSSDSPMMGWLFMEIMEEAGLPKGVLNFVTAPGGEVGDHLVNSPITRFISFTGSKEVGLRVAQNAATHRAGQKWIKRVVAEMGGKDGIVVAKDADLDSAADGIVASAFGFQGQKCSACSRVIIEQPVYAKMVQKIADRVAALEVGDPLENKRVGPVVNERAFNSIKGYIEIGRSEGRIVAGGGTVGSEGYFIAPTVVADLSPTSRMAQEEIFGPVLALIPVKNFNEAMEVANNTEYGLTGALYSKSRKNIERAERDFFVGNLYINRKCTGAMVGAHPFGGFNMSGTDSKAGGRDYLLLFLQGKSIAEKVMSPAKTKRTITKR; encoded by the coding sequence ATGGCCAAGACCAAACTCCCACCATTTAAGAACGAAACCTACCTCGATTTCAGCCAGCCGAAAGAGCGCGCGGCAATGCTAAAAGCCCTGGCAGCGACGGGCAAGAACTTGAGTAAGAAATACCCGCTCGTTATCGGCGGAAAGAAGATTCACACGGAGCAGCATATCACGTCGCGCAACCCGGCTCGCCCGACCGAACTCATCGGCAGTTTCGCAAAAGGCGGACTTGACCACGCGCAACAAGCCCTCGATACCGCACTGGAAGCGTTCAAGACGTGGAGCCAGGTGCCGTTTGAAAAGCGTGTGAAGCTGTTGCTCACTGCCGCAAAGATCACCCGCCGCCGCCGCCTCGAAATCGACGCGTGGATGGTCCGCGAAGTGGGTAAGAACTGGTTGGAGGCCGACGCCGATACCTGCGAAGCAATCGACTTCATGGAGTTCTACGCCCGCGAAATGCTTCGACTCGGTGGTCCGCAGCCACTCGTGCAACTCAAAGGCGAAAAAGATTGGCTCGAGTATATTCCACTTGGCGTCGGTGTGATCGTCCCACCGTGGAATTTCCCCTTCGCGATTTTGGTGGGAATGAGTGCCGCCGCGATCGTGACCGGCAACACGATCGTGCTGAAGCCATCGAGCGACTCCCCGATGATGGGCTGGCTCTTTATGGAAATCATGGAAGAGGCCGGACTGCCAAAGGGCGTACTCAACTTCGTCACCGCGCCGGGTGGGGAAGTGGGCGATCATCTGGTCAATAGCCCAATTACGCGGTTTATCTCCTTCACAGGGTCGAAAGAGGTCGGATTGCGAGTCGCGCAAAACGCGGCAACACACCGCGCCGGACAAAAGTGGATCAAGCGCGTTGTCGCTGAAATGGGCGGCAAGGACGGTATTGTCGTTGCTAAGGATGCCGATCTGGATTCCGCTGCGGATGGCATCGTGGCCAGTGCCTTTGGATTCCAGGGACAAAAATGCTCCGCTTGCTCGCGCGTCATTATCGAGCAACCAGTTTATGCGAAGATGGTGCAGAAGATAGCCGATCGCGTCGCAGCGCTCGAAGTAGGCGATCCCTTAGAGAACAAGCGCGTCGGACCGGTCGTCAACGAGCGGGCATTCAACAGCATCAAGGGCTACATCGAGATTGGCCGCTCGGAAGGACGGATCGTTGCCGGCGGCGGAACGGTCGGAAGCGAAGGATACTTCATCGCACCGACTGTTGTTGCAGACCTTTCGCCAACATCACGCATGGCACAAGAGGAAATATTCGGACCCGTACTTGCGCTGATTCCAGTCAAGAACTTCAACGAAGCGATGGAAGTCGCAAATAACACGGAGTATGGACTCACGGGCGCTCTCTACTCGAAGAGCCGCAAGAATATCGAACGCGCCGAGCGTGACTTCTTCGTGGGCAATCTCTATATCAATCGCAAATGCACGGGCGCGATGGTTGGCGCCCATCCGTTCGGTGGATTCAATATGTCCGGCACCGATTCGAAAGCCGGCGGTCGGGATTATCTGCTCCTCTTTTTGCAGGGGAAGAGTATTGCGGAGAAGGTGATGAGTCCGGCGAAGACCAAGAGAACGATCACGAAAAGATGA
- the fusA gene encoding elongation factor G yields MGITNGAHIRNLALVGHAGSGKTTLAEGIAFAAGLTNRRGTILEGSTLSDYHPDEIARKHSINTSLISLTSGSSPNDTKLNLLDSPGYADFVGEVRAALHVADTALMVVDAQHGVEAGTATIWQFCAHDQNSVIFIANKLDHIESHFDDTVAQLKSRFGHEVAVAQFPLDPGEGFSTIIDIVKMKALKFAADGTYTESAIPASVQARADELHRELVEIVAESDDALMEEFFANDGKLEESHLSQGLKASLAHRRLFPVLCASAEKNIGTRRVLDFIIANAPAPEEHIADVHGVNPDTKKEVSLNTAPKDATTLFVFKTVSETHLGDLSFFRVFHGELHPGTDLVNESNGKTERIAQLFVMSGKNRKEMTSVPCGDIAAAVKLKDTHTNNTLSSKSFPVVLTPIDFPAPVITSAVQAKNKGDEEKVALGMHTLHEEDPTFIVRLDPELHQMLIEGQGELHLDIAVKRLRERYKVDVEIVEPRIPFRETIKSPADTRYRHKKQSGGAGQFGEVAIKLQPRKRGEGYEFIDAIVGGVISGKHIPAVDKGIHEFLKTGPLAGYPVVDLAVTLYDGKEHPVDSNENAFKTAGKMAFKEAFLSARPVLLEPICDVEVAVPGDHMGDVMGDISSRRGKIIGMDSTDGLEVIRAQVPLAELYHYSTRLRSLTQGRAQHKQSFSHYEEAPRDVAEKIVAEAAKHHVAEVE; encoded by the coding sequence ATGGGAATTACCAATGGCGCTCATATCAGAAATCTTGCCCTCGTCGGTCATGCCGGCTCGGGGAAGACGACGCTGGCTGAGGGCATTGCATTCGCCGCGGGGCTGACAAACCGCCGCGGCACGATACTAGAAGGAAGCACGCTCTCGGATTATCACCCCGATGAGATTGCTCGAAAGCATTCCATAAATACCTCCCTCATCTCCCTGACCTCCGGTTCCTCCCCAAACGACACCAAACTCAATCTATTAGACTCGCCGGGTTATGCCGATTTCGTCGGTGAAGTCCGCGCAGCACTGCATGTGGCCGACACCGCTCTGATGGTCGTCGATGCCCAGCATGGAGTCGAGGCCGGCACGGCAACCATATGGCAATTTTGCGCGCACGATCAGAATTCCGTTATCTTCATCGCCAATAAACTCGATCACATCGAGAGCCATTTTGACGATACTGTCGCGCAATTGAAAAGCCGCTTCGGGCATGAAGTAGCCGTTGCCCAATTTCCACTGGACCCGGGTGAAGGCTTTAGCACAATTATCGATATCGTCAAGATGAAGGCGCTGAAGTTCGCCGCCGATGGCACATATACCGAATCGGCAATCCCTGCCTCGGTGCAAGCTCGCGCCGACGAACTGCATCGTGAGTTGGTCGAGATCGTCGCAGAGAGCGACGACGCGCTGATGGAAGAGTTTTTTGCGAACGATGGAAAGTTGGAGGAGTCACATCTATCACAGGGGCTGAAGGCGTCACTCGCGCATCGCAGACTCTTTCCGGTTCTTTGTGCATCTGCGGAAAAAAATATCGGCACGCGGCGCGTGCTGGATTTTATTATAGCAAATGCCCCGGCACCAGAGGAGCACATTGCTGATGTTCATGGCGTCAATCCGGATACGAAAAAGGAGGTAAGCCTCAATACGGCTCCTAAAGATGCGACCACGCTCTTTGTATTCAAGACGGTCAGCGAGACTCACCTCGGCGATCTCTCGTTCTTCCGTGTGTTTCATGGCGAGTTACATCCGGGTACCGATCTCGTTAACGAGTCGAACGGTAAGACCGAGCGCATCGCGCAATTGTTTGTGATGAGTGGTAAGAACCGCAAGGAAATGACCTCGGTCCCGTGTGGCGATATTGCTGCAGCCGTTAAGCTGAAAGATACGCATACCAATAATACGCTATCATCGAAGAGTTTCCCGGTCGTGCTCACGCCGATCGACTTTCCCGCGCCGGTCATCACGAGCGCGGTGCAGGCAAAGAATAAGGGGGACGAGGAGAAAGTCGCGCTGGGCATGCACACGCTGCACGAGGAAGATCCGACGTTCATCGTTCGTTTGGACCCCGAACTTCATCAAATGCTGATCGAAGGGCAGGGCGAACTCCATTTGGATATTGCTGTCAAGCGACTCCGCGAACGCTACAAAGTGGATGTCGAGATCGTCGAGCCTCGGATTCCGTTTCGTGAAACGATCAAGTCTCCGGCGGATACGCGCTATCGTCACAAAAAGCAATCAGGCGGGGCCGGACAATTCGGCGAGGTTGCGATCAAGCTTCAGCCACGCAAGCGAGGCGAAGGATACGAGTTTATCGATGCGATTGTCGGCGGAGTAATTTCCGGCAAACATATTCCGGCAGTCGATAAGGGCATTCACGAATTTCTCAAAACAGGTCCGCTGGCCGGGTATCCGGTCGTCGATCTTGCCGTGACGCTCTATGATGGTAAAGAACATCCAGTCGATTCGAATGAGAATGCATTCAAAACTGCTGGCAAGATGGCGTTCAAAGAGGCGTTCTTGTCCGCCAGGCCGGTTCTGCTCGAGCCAATTTGCGATGTGGAAGTGGCCGTGCCGGGCGATCACATGGGCGACGTGATGGGTGACATTTCTTCGCGTCGTGGCAAGATCATTGGCATGGACTCCACCGACGGATTAGAGGTTATTCGAGCACAGGTGCCGCTGGCTGAACTCTATCATTATTCAACGCGGCTTCGCTCACTAACGCAGGGCCGGGCGCAGCACAAGCAATCCTTTAGCCATTACGAGGAAGCTCCGCGTGATGTTGCCGAGAAGATTGTTGCCGAAGCCGCCAAGCATCATGTGGCGGAAGTGGAGTAG
- a CDS encoding YraN family protein — protein sequence MTNPADAPGPKSRKTLAQEKAKEGEEHACKHVASLGYRIVKRNFRFGQVGEIDIVAYDGEELVFIEVKTRSDHSFGTPEASVNPRKQAQLKRVARSYYYVNALQDVACRFDVIAVELINRKVEIRHHKNAFY from the coding sequence ATGACAAATCCCGCAGATGCCCCCGGACCCAAATCACGTAAAACACTCGCTCAGGAAAAGGCGAAAGAAGGAGAGGAGCACGCCTGCAAGCATGTTGCTTCGCTTGGGTATCGGATCGTCAAGCGGAATTTCCGGTTTGGTCAGGTCGGCGAGATAGACATTGTTGCTTACGATGGCGAAGAACTGGTGTTTATCGAGGTCAAGACCCGTTCGGACCACAGCTTTGGCACTCCGGAGGCATCAGTCAATCCACGGAAGCAGGCTCAGCTCAAGCGCGTGGCGAGAAGTTACTACTATGTCAATGCTCTGCAGGACGTTGCTTGCCGATTCGATGTCATTGCGGTCGAGCTGATCAACAGGAAGGTCGAAATCCGCCACCACAAGAATGCCTTCTACTAA
- a CDS encoding glycoside hydrolase family 57 protein, translated as MIIPPIKLCLLWHQHQPYYRAGARFLMPWAWLHATKDYLEMAQHLERHPKMRATINLVPSLLKQIEEYLSGEAFDPVIDLMTKPASALSPAERTEMIDNFFLANQSTLIDRSARYRELYDLAQSAPAKFVEQDFRDLAVHYSLAWTGEMARQSEPYASLVAKDRVYSEDDKQALMAAQIENVRRIIPLHQTLSDGGAVELTTTPFYHPILPLLIDTDIAREPQPHVSLPHQRFEAPEEAELQLRRAREFFASRFGAAPRGVWPSEGSISDAALTLIRKSGFQWAASDEAVLAQSLGAESFRIGAIEVDPKHAKFFPWRVSTPSGSISLFFRDRGLSDDIGFNYQSWNATDAAQDFAQKITEIRSTLVASYGMEILRTACIPVILDGENCWEYYQNNGYEFLDELYSVLSTHAWIQPMTFSGALREAGASNLPLLDHVVAGSWINANFRIWIGHPEDNLAWDLLSAAREAYDDAKRRVVHLKGSAKQLAVANLERAHEELLIAEGSDWCWWYGDEHHSPQKNIFDELFRTHLRSVYAHLDLMVPESLFLPIPVQVDEIGAPEPTEHPDDHSPAMSRSNG; from the coding sequence GTGATCATTCCACCTATCAAACTTTGCCTTCTTTGGCATCAGCACCAGCCCTACTACCGGGCTGGAGCGCGCTTTCTCATGCCGTGGGCGTGGCTTCATGCGACCAAGGATTACCTGGAGATGGCGCAACATCTCGAGCGGCATCCAAAGATGCGGGCCACCATCAATCTCGTTCCCTCGCTCCTGAAACAGATCGAAGAATATCTGAGCGGTGAGGCATTCGATCCGGTCATTGATTTGATGACGAAGCCGGCCAGCGCACTCTCGCCCGCTGAGCGAACAGAGATGATTGACAATTTCTTTTTGGCAAATCAGTCTACGCTGATCGACCGCTCCGCACGCTATCGTGAACTCTACGATCTTGCGCAGTCTGCGCCAGCGAAGTTTGTCGAGCAGGACTTTCGCGATCTCGCCGTCCACTATTCGTTGGCGTGGACCGGTGAAATGGCGCGTCAATCAGAGCCATATGCAAGCCTTGTCGCCAAGGACCGTGTCTATAGTGAAGATGATAAGCAAGCGCTGATGGCGGCACAGATCGAAAATGTGCGGCGTATTATCCCGCTTCATCAAACGCTGAGTGATGGCGGGGCTGTCGAACTCACGACCACGCCGTTCTACCATCCGATACTTCCGCTGCTCATTGACACCGATATTGCCCGTGAGCCCCAGCCGCACGTTTCGCTACCGCACCAACGATTCGAAGCTCCCGAGGAAGCGGAACTGCAATTAAGACGGGCTCGCGAGTTCTTTGCGTCGCGCTTTGGTGCTGCTCCGCGTGGCGTCTGGCCCAGCGAAGGAAGCATTTCCGATGCTGCCCTCACGTTGATTCGAAAAAGCGGATTTCAGTGGGCGGCGAGTGATGAAGCTGTTCTGGCACAATCGCTGGGGGCAGAATCATTTCGAATTGGCGCGATCGAGGTTGACCCGAAGCACGCAAAGTTCTTCCCATGGCGAGTATCTACGCCGAGCGGTTCCATCTCACTGTTTTTTCGCGATCGCGGGCTTTCCGATGATATTGGCTTTAATTACCAGTCGTGGAATGCCACGGATGCCGCGCAGGATTTTGCGCAAAAGATTACCGAGATCCGCTCGACGCTCGTTGCATCCTATGGCATGGAGATTCTTCGGACGGCCTGCATCCCCGTCATACTCGACGGCGAGAATTGCTGGGAGTATTATCAAAATAACGGCTATGAATTTCTGGACGAGCTGTACTCGGTGCTCTCCACGCATGCCTGGATTCAGCCGATGACCTTCAGCGGGGCCCTTCGGGAAGCTGGTGCGTCAAATCTACCGCTTCTGGATCATGTTGTTGCGGGATCGTGGATCAATGCGAATTTTCGCATTTGGATCGGACATCCTGAGGATAACCTAGCCTGGGATCTATTGAGTGCAGCGAGGGAAGCATACGACGATGCCAAGCGTCGGGTGGTGCATCTGAAGGGTTCGGCCAAACAGCTTGCAGTGGCCAATCTCGAGCGCGCACACGAGGAACTGCTGATTGCCGAAGGTAGTGATTGGTGCTGGTGGTATGGCGATGAGCATCACAGCCCGCAAAAGAATATTTTCGATGAGCTGTTTCGGACCCATTTAAGGTCGGTCTATGCGCATCTCGATCTGATGGTGCCGGAGTCCCTGTTTCTTCCGATCCCAGTTCAGGTGGATGAGATTGGAGCGCCGGAGCCAACGGAACATCCAGACGATCATTCTCCAGCGATGTCGCGGAGCAATGGATGA
- a CDS encoding zinc ribbon domain-containing protein: MPTYEYRCQACGQRLEADQRMSDPPLVLCPNCGKEQLTRIVSGGAGVIYRGEGWYVTDYSKKSSGGKDTASPSVTKSDSTSKGASNDTSKEATSTPSTDAPSTVTKPSAPKVD, translated from the coding sequence ATGCCCACGTATGAATACCGGTGCCAGGCCTGTGGCCAGCGACTCGAAGCAGACCAGCGCATGAGCGATCCGCCGCTCGTGCTGTGTCCCAATTGCGGTAAGGAACAGTTGACGCGGATCGTCTCTGGTGGCGCCGGCGTGATCTATCGCGGCGAAGGCTGGTACGTCACCGATTATTCAAAAAAGTCTTCCGGCGGGAAAGACACTGCATCCCCGAGTGTGACGAAAAGCGATTCAACATCGAAAGGCGCATCGAACGACACATCGAAAGAGGCAACTTCAACCCCGAGCACCGATGCGCCGAGCACAGTAACAAAACCCTCCGCACCAAAGGTGGATTGA
- a CDS encoding ATP-binding cassette domain-containing protein — protein sequence MIAFQNVTARHPDSERPVLQDFNLALEKGSLTVLLGGSGSGKSTVCALLVGDLQPEVGSILVNGVDMTSARERDRAEHRKMLGMVSSSMPLLDDRNIGENIALPLELNGVSPKRREIRLRDVLDRFELTALASARPQSLSMGERQRAAIGRAVIAEPYLLIADEPTAHLDVVASQDIANALIREERRGMTVLITTSDEAFASCFPDGRILRLERIQGHRELP from the coding sequence ATGATCGCATTTCAGAATGTGACGGCGCGGCATCCCGATTCGGAACGTCCGGTGCTTCAGGATTTCAATCTTGCCTTGGAGAAGGGGAGCCTCACCGTGCTGCTCGGTGGAAGCGGCAGTGGAAAGAGCACGGTTTGCGCATTGCTGGTGGGCGATTTGCAGCCGGAAGTCGGGAGCATTCTGGTCAATGGTGTTGACATGACATCCGCTCGGGAGCGTGATCGTGCGGAGCATCGCAAGATGCTGGGGATGGTCTCATCTTCTATGCCCCTTCTGGATGACCGGAATATTGGCGAGAACATCGCCTTACCGCTAGAACTGAATGGCGTTAGTCCAAAGCGGCGCGAGATCCGCTTGCGGGATGTTCTCGATCGATTCGAGCTCACCGCTCTGGCGAGCGCACGGCCGCAATCGCTTTCGATGGGCGAACGGCAGCGCGCGGCCATTGGTCGTGCCGTCATCGCCGAGCCATATCTTCTGATTGCGGATGAACCCACTGCGCACCTGGATGTCGTTGCATCGCAGGACATTGCCAATGCTCTGATTCGAGAGGAGCGTCGGGGTATGACGGTTCTCATCACCACCAGCGACGAAGCATTTGCCTCCTGCTTTCCGGATGGAAGAATCCTCCGCCTGGAGCGGATCCAAGGGCATCGAGAATTGCCCTAA